AGTCTtgctgtgtttccagcatttgctgaaaAAGTGATTTATTTTCAAGGAGATGCAAGGAAatggattacaaaaaaaaatttGAACTGCTGGGAGACATggatcgggtctgaagaaaggactcaaaccgaaacatcacttacACATATCCTCCAGATattctgcctgatctgctcagttactcaagcactttaaaGAATTGCTTTATTTTAGATTACAGTACATTAATTTCCCGacagaagcttttttttttaaagcaactcACATTTAATGCATAGTTAAGATTCATAGGATAAAGTTTTAGTTTCAACAAGAATGCAGCCCAAGAAGTAATATTACCTTGGAGATCTACCAGTTTCTTCTCCTGTGACAAAATTGTCAGTAGCACAGTACCTTTTTACAACATTGGAAGTGGTTAGCTCATTCAATAATAAattgaactacagtgccctccataatggttgggacaaagacccatcatttatttatttgcctctgtgcgccacaattttgagatttgtaatataaaaaaatcacgtggttaaagtgcacattgtcagattttaataaaggtaatttttatacattttggtttcaccatgtagaaattacagcagtgtttctgcagtccccccatttcagggcaccacaatgtttgaggcacatggcttcacaggtatttgtatttgctcaggtgtgtttaaatgcctctttaatgcaggtataagagagctctcagcacctcgtctttcctccatctttccatcacctttggaaatttttattgctgtttatcaacacgaggaccaaagttgtgccaataaaagtcaaagaagccattgtgagactgagaaagaATAAAACTGTAATAGAGACATCAGCTAAACATTAGGCTTATCACAATCAACAGTTGGGAACAATATTAAGAtgaaagaaagcactggtgagcttactaatcacaaagggaccgaccggcaggccaaggaagacctccatagctgatgacagaagtcaggtgtggatttgcaaaattactactgtccgcagaagacatcaggaacagaaatgcagaggccacactgcaagatgcaaaccactggttagccgcaaaaataggatggccggattAGTTTGCgatgaagtacttaaaagagcaaccacagttctggtggACAGATGGGACGAAGATTAACTTTTCTATCAGACTGATGGcacgagcaaagtatggaggaaagaaggaactgcccaagatccaaagcataccaactcatctgtgaaacacgatggtggaGGTGTTATGACCTGGCATGTATAaccgctgaaggtactggctcacttatcttcattcatgatacaactgctgatggtagtagcataataaagTGTACAGACATAtccaatctgctcaagttcaaacaaatgcctcaaaacattgcttggcggttcattctacagcaaaacaataaagcaacaaaggagtttttcaaagctaaaaaattgttaattcttgagtggccaagtcattcacccgatctgaactcaattgagcatggtgaaaccaaaatgtataaaaatggcctttattaaaatctgagatAAACCTGACAAtgcacactttaaccacatgtgattttttttctattacaaatctcaaattgtgaagtacagcggcaaatagataaatgatgggtgtttgtcccaaacattatgaagggcactaaCTTGAGTTAAGGTTGCAGTTCAGAGCAATTTCAGTGCAATTGTGGAAGAACCAACAGGGGAAAAAATAGCAGCCTTTTCTCTACAAAAACAAAAAACCTATGACAATTAATTTTACTTAGTCAGCATTTCCCAAGAAAATAAAATTTACTGGGTTAATTTTTCCTAATGACCTATGGCATCAAGAGCTATGGCATCCCATCCAACCTCGACACCAATCTTATCAATTTTTTTCTGTAATTACAAATAAACAATCTTTATGGAACACGACAACCTACTGAAAACATGAATCAAAAATCCAGTTATAAATTCTCTCCTATTCCACAATTTCTTACCAACCTCTTGCCTTAAAATGTGCTTCTTGAACCCACCCGTAAGCTGACTGTGGAGGATTATTATATTTTCCTGGGACACATTTTTTGCGCCTTCCCAATTCTGGAGCCAAACTTACTTGAGAAGCTCAATGcacatttgtttttaaactactataagcACCTCACTAAACTTCCTTATAGTTTGTATACCATTTAGAATTTTAGAATATGGGACTTAGAACAGTTTGAGTTCTAATCCTCAAGAAAAACAACATTAGTAACACACCAATTATAAGGAGTTACAGAAACTCACGAGTACTACGTTAACTGGTTGGGAATTTAGCATTTTACGACGCACTGAATATTTGATCCATCTTCCTTCAATAACAATTAATCTCAAGAGTGCTGGATTCACAGTACATTCATtaactgattttttttcccccaaaaaagcATACTATCTCAGCTGTGGCAGTAATAAGATCCTGTACTAAGAATCTACCTTTGCCCATTATAATAATATTACCTGTATTGAAAATCTAAATTTTCAGGAAATCAAATGGATGTTTCAAAGTTGTATTTGGAAACATTCGAGAAACACTCCTCAAAATTTATGTTACACAATGACCTCCAAGTGATTGACAAAATCAACATTGAAACCATTTTGGATTGAGTTCCGGAAAAATGGATTGTACTTCACTAAAACTAATTTGCTCAGAGGCAGATGCATGCAGCCACCATCTGTAATTATGGACCCAAATATCGGATCATAAATCAGCTAATAAGTTAAATGGTTAAATTCAACTTACTGATGCCACCCTTCACCATCTGAATACAGCAGGTTctccattgtaaaaaaaaaattattactgACAAAAGTTGATCTCTACTTATTTATTGAAAGTTACACAAAAGTTTGATTTTCAATTGTTGTTACCtatgaatgcaacatttccagaATATTTTCTATCTCACAGAAGACACTCAGTATAAAACTTCATTGAATGCAAGCATTACCATCGATCTGGCTGAAAATGTAAAAGCTGTTAAAAATGAGCTAAATTCCCAACCTATGTAAATAGCACAAGGAGAGTGGGAAACACCCAAAATGCAAGGCAAGTTATGATTACATCTCAATGCAAGCAAATACAGTATTGATATGAAAATAATGTATTTGTTGTCCACTTAGGAATGCCTCCTTTTAATTCAATTTTGATTTAGAACATTTCAATTAGGAGGAAGGtagtggataggctgggtttgttttctttGGACTGGGGTATCTGATAAGAGTggacaaaattatgaaaggcagtgTGGATAATGCAGAACTTTTCCCCATAATGTAGATGCCTAAATCGTGAGCGCAGAGGTTTAAGTTGGGGACTGAGAGGGTTAACAAGACAAAGATTTTTTAAACCCAAACGATGGTCACTAACTGGAAATCACGACCTGAGAAGTTGAAGGCAGATACTCTCACAATTAAAACAGTACAGTATTTGATTTCCAAGGCATAGAAAGCTACAGACCAAGTACTGGTAAATAGGAATAATGCACGCTAGATGACCACATAGACATGGTGGTCTaatggggcctgttcctgtgctgtgtaacTTCATCCAGCAATCAAGAGGCCACGACACTATGCAATTATAGATCTCCATCAAAGGTTCTCAGACAATTCAAAAACATTGGTTCAAGATACaaattcttctcccctcccttgctGTTTCTTCACCCTGGCTGtatgagtttgcagatgatatgaaaaacTGGTGGTATTTTAGATAGCAAGAAAGGTTGTTGAAGCATGATATAGATCATGCTGGAAAGTTGTAGGGTCCGAGGGAGTGCTGATGAACAGATACAAGCCCATGAATCCCCACAATTGCCAGCTGTCTAATAAGGTGATAAAGGAGGTGTATGGGACACTCAACTTCATTAGCCATGTCTTACAATGCAAAAGCTGGGACTTCATGTtagctttacaaaaaaaaagtttgacCACACCTAagagttctggttgccacaccaAAGGATATAATTGTGCCGGAAAGGGTGTAGCGAGACACACCAGGAAGGTGTCTGGATTGAATAATTGCGCTGGTAAGAAGAGACTGAATTTGTTTCCCCTGGAATAGTGGAGGCCGGGGAGGTATACAAACTTATGAAGGGTATAAACAAGGAAGATGGCAGAAATGCTTCCCTCATACGCAGGTGATGGAAAGTGGAAATTATGTTAAAGATAAGAGGGGTGAAAGTAAGGTCAGTTTAGATGGAGATCTGATGGCTATATTTCCTCTATCCAGACAGTGAAGTCTGGAATGCTTTGCCTTCAGTGGCAGTGGAAACAAAATCCACGACATTCAAACATTGAGACAAGTACTTGAATCACCCAGACATGGAGGGCTACAGATATACATGGGTAAGTCGATTAGTGCATAGGTACAATTGTGTTTAGCAGATAAGCGTGCATTAGAAAAGATTCAAAGCACTGGAGGTTCCAAGGAGGCTCAAAACAAGGAGAACTACTTTAGGTAGATTACACCAAAGACAGCCTATACTTTTTAGAGCCATTTCCTTCAAACTACTGCTTTGGTATCTTACACTTTCCAAACAGGCATtgatttaagaggcatttgctTAATACTGCAGTCGGGACAAGGAGCTGGACAGATTTTGGTACAAACAGTCCATGGGTTATGCAAGGGTTCCCTTTCTGAGAACTATCCATTAGTCAATATATTTGTAAATCAATAACATCTGTTTTCTAGAGTAACCTTTATATCATCATACATACACTTGCTATTTTTCATTGAATAATTATTACTCACTTGAAAAATGCCCAGAAAATGTATGGGAAAATTTGAGGAAATGTAGATTTCTGTCAGATCATTCATAACCAGGGAAACTCCTGGAACTGCAAATGAGGACAAAGAAAACTGTGCCTAATGAACAGTTCTGAAGTTGGCAAGAATAGAACGAGATTCTGGAAATTTAAACAGGCCAATTAGAAATGGCAATTAAGTATCTAAGTTAAAGCTTAAACTTTAATCTAACGTAAATTTAAACTCAAGTTTAAAGTTAAAATCCAAATTTAAACTGTTGAGTTATTTTTTTTAAGCCAAAATTCACAATTTAAACTTAGTCCTTCCTATACCTTTTAAATTGTAGGAAAGCCATTTTAGAGgtcaatatatttaaatatttaaacagtTAAAAATGTTGCACTTATCCCAAAGTTGTAGTGGTCAGCAGATCCAAACCAGAATCAGACCTCCTTCAGGGAGGCAGAGAAATAGACAACAGAGGAAGCAGCAGGATTTTAATGCATTCACTATGGAATACCAGTATATCCCTGCCTGTACAGGCTGGACTGTGCTTAGTCCAGTTGTAAAATTATATTGGAGAAGGTACAAAAATCTTTAACTTTGCGTTTAAATCCAACCTAtaggattagtacaagtgtcagagataatagggagaaaggcaggagaatggtgttaggagggaaatagatcagtcattattgaatggcagagtagacttgatgggccgaatatacCTTATATGATGGTCATAAAGACAGCCgaaaatggtatatggacacactgatctgttttgtagtcaatgcctactatgttctgttgtgctgaagcaaagcaaaaatgtcattgtcctatcagggacacataacaataaactctcttgaatctttaaTCTTGAAATGATATTTTTGGAAAATTAATTTCAAACCTAGTCCCATTTAGAATATGGCACACAAATTTAGATGGGTTGCGCTGAAAAAGGAATAGTTGGACAGCAGAGCAATCACCCTAATGAATGGGATCACAAGAAGTTGTGTGCTATCTGTTTAAATTAACATTGCAGGTATAACATTGAAATAATAATTGAAGCAATAAGCAAATATAGTGGAGGTCACCCATTTCCATATAGTACTCTGTCTTGTGAAgcacaaataaataattttaataatgtatgcagTTGGGTAAAATTTTTAATTAGCCATTATAATTGGTTTCGCTtgaaaattcaaattcaaaaggTTGTCTAAACTTTTAATTTAGACATCAATGAAGCACATCAAGTCACTgaacaaaatgttatttttaatctaCTGATTTTTGCATGGATTGATACAGAATTCATGGTATACAGGGGACTTGATCCAACTGGTCTGTCAATTATCACATTTATTTTGCCCATGCTCTCAACCAATTTCCCATTAATCATACTatttattctgggttttttttgtggTAGTGGGTACCACATTAAGGGCAGAGTCTCAACACTCAAAGAGGCCGTTTAATTTACTGAGTTCCCACAGACCATTAAGTATCCATCtgcactaaagatagacaaaaaatgctggagtaactcagcgggacaagcgggtcgagaccctttatcagactgagagtcaggggagagggagttggagATATGGACGGGcagggtgtgaaaacgagacatcaaaggggatggtgctcaaggaaaatgtagaatcatTGTTGGCTAGGGGGAGATGAGAACAAAGCTTACAGAGatcaaatttaatcaggagtcagactggtcagcgaacgtggggagggagggatgaagagggaaagcaagggttataaagtagattggattgtaagctaccaaagcgaaatatgaggtgctgttcctacaatttgtgtTGAGcctactctgacagtggaggcggcccaggacagaaagatcaatgtgggaatgggaggaggagttaagcTGGGAGACTACGCAGGTTTTGATATatttacatatacatatatgcgcacacacacatatatatatattgtccacacctggaacagcagatccagtggatgaggttggaggaggtgcaagtgaacctctgcctcacctaaaagaactgtcagggtccttggacggagtcaaggGAGGATATACAAGGACAGGtatatcttctgcagttgcacgggAAAgcagcccgggggggggggatgaggttgggggaggtgcaagtgaacctctgcctcacctaaaagaactgtcagggtccttggggGAGTCAAGGGAAGGTACAAGGAGGACTCTGAATCTTCTGTTGCaactgggggggttgggggggaagggatgttaaggggtgaaaggtgaggactctgtccctgttgcaacttgggggagggggaaggagagcaagagcagagctgcggggtatcgaggagacacgtgtgagggcctcGTATATGATGGCAGAggagaacccctgttccctaaagaatgaggacatctcaggtcTCCTCGTATGGAATACCTCACCTTGGGCGCAGATGCaatgtagacagaggaattgggagtaagggataggaggcagggtgggaagaagtgttgtctagatagctgtgggaatcAGTAACATTtcgccctcaactacctccccccccccccccccccccccccaaaaacagatTTTACACTGCCAATCAAACTATTGAGACGTAGACGGGcgcccagaagaaacccatgaggtcacagggagaatgtacaaactccaaacaaagAGCATTGGAAGTCAAGATTGAACATGGGTCCCTGACGATGAGAGGGACTACACTTGGCGCAGCAGCCAAACTTTGGCAGTAAGATCCAGTACAGCAGTGGCCTATTCATCTGTCTATTGGCATGGTGGATTGATTAGCAATCCTGGCTGCTAAGAATTTATACAATGTTTCACATCCTTAGGAAGTTGCAACCCACCTTGTAGGGTATTTGTGTAATGCTCAGTCAACTACACAAGGATGATGTGGCagcaacagagtgcagaatagaatcaccaggatgttacctggattgGATGGTtgtagttatggggagagatagaATTGGCTGTGCTTATTCTCTATGGAACACAGGGGGTCGAGGAATGACATtggaaatttataaaattatgagggacatatattttccacacaaagagtggtagttatctggaacaagctgcagagacAGCGAAATTAGATACAGCTATaacgtttaaaaggcatttggagagGTGTTGGTGTAGGAAAGGTAGACATGGATGTGGCTAACACTGGCAAGTGGGATTAGCACATATAGGCATTACAGCCACCATCGACAAAGACAGCAAAAAGGGGACCCTGCTTCTGTACTGTACTATTCGATGAACATTCATCAATTTTTCACCAAGCTTTGAACAAGAGCAAATGCTAATTCTTTAAATGTCGTCTAAGGCACCACTCctcaaaactaaacacaaaaccAAGGTTTAACATTTGGCCCGAAAAATTGTATGTTCAGTAACGCAACACTCCTTTATTCATATAATACTTAAATGCCAGCCAAGAATGTGCATCTTCAATGTTTGGGCTAAACACAGAACATCCACCCTTTCACCAGCAAATAAATAATTGGTTTACAAACCcatcctctttgctcctaactaAGAGCAGCATGCAATATATCAATTTGACAAAATCTTTTAGCAACAAATTTGGagttaaatgctttttttttttgtttcaaagtACAGGAAGATTTAAATGAATTTTTATCTAAAACTGCCTAGCTTCATTATTCTAACAAATTTCCCAGGCAAAGTAGTAATGATTTCATGCCAGATATCAATTCCAATTAAATAGGCGTAGGCCAAATGCTCTACTCAGATGGAAGAGATAACCAGCCTCAATGATATTCATCTGTTCAAAATAATGAAGATTAAATCAATATTCAGAAATAATGATCCTTCAACAATTATTTAGTCACTTTGGTTTGACGTAAAGCAATTTTTTAAGATTTAAATATTTTGAGGTCAAAATCTGTTTGCCTGCCTATAATTTAGAAAGTTcgcatttaaaatataatttctgaTAACCATCCAAGATCCTGAACTTCCAATTGGGTATACTTACATTGAAAAACATATTTTGGTCTTTACTAGCTCCACTGAAGGTGTATTTTTTACTAGTCATTATATACTTGGTCCCCATCTACATCTGTAGCTGCCCTTGGAGACTGACAGTGAGAAAAGTTTTGTAATGGAAGATTTTGTATAATTGAGTTCAAGAATTCTGAAGGTCAGATGAGAGATAGTGATGTTATCCATGGTCTTCTGAATGATGAAAGTTCACGGCTCCGGGGCATCACTGCACAATCTTCACACGGTAACTATTGCAGCCACAGTATCCGAATGAGGGAGAGATGCGACATCAAGTAGTCTGCCTTGCTTAATGCGTTCTCTGGTGCACTTTTTATATTGTTGACCTCATGGTAAACTATCTGACAAGTTGAACAGCACAAGATAGACATCCATCTGTTTATCTATGTTTTATGTGCTTATTATTATTACAAACCCTATTGATGTGGGAAATTTAACACATGTCTTCAGTCAGTCACCCAACATCACCATAACACACACACTTAAAATAGCTATCACATttggagttagagaaattaatattctatTATTTAGGAAAATGTCTTCCAATTCAAACAATGATTTATGACAGCTTCAGCCATTGTGATCTTTCTTCATAGATTCTTCCTCAATACTAAATTAGTTGCACTGCACATCACTCCATTAAAATCTGAATGGAAATGACAAACCCCCAAATACATCTTGCACATTAAGAACATTGAGTCTGTCAGCTAGGACTGGTCTAAATTACGAGCCAGTGGCTTAAATCAAGGAATGAATCCTTTGCACTAAATCAATGAGCTCAACCAAAAGAACATGCATAAAAATGTACTCAACAGGTGATGACAGAGCAAAATGAaattatattttttcaaaatatatttaagaGTAATTATCACTCTGCTTGTTGAGTAGCTACAGTCTTATCTTAATGTATCCCCTGATTTCTTCAACTGGGTTCAAATCTTCTAGCTGTGTGGTCAGTGCAGTTATCACCATTGTTATTATTTCAAACCATAAGTGAAAAGAGAAATCACATTTGAGCCAATACACTTTTATTATATGATATACTTGTGCGACACCCTGAATTTATCGCCTCAATGCTTCATCCTATTGTAATACAACAGAAAATATTATCCAGACACTACCCAAGGTTCGAAGGACAAAATCTAAAATGTCAATAATTGCAGGTTGAGGGATTACAGTGCAAGAGCACACTGAACATTTCACATCCCTCCTTAATGTTTTCTGATATCTAGTGACATTTATAAGCCATTAAACTCAGACAAAATTAGGATTACCAGGGTTTAAGTAAACAGATTTTCTTGTAtatgcatattaaaaaaaaaagaaacttaaCACTTAATACTCAAAAGTTCCAACTGACTTTTGAAAGTTGACAATTTTCACCATGTTACAACTTTCCAATTAACATTTCTTAGTATGACCAACCTTTTTAACACACTCCTCCTCCTCTTGACGTTTTTCGTAATGAGAAAAGTCATCAAAGATGGAGGTCATATGCTTGTAACTGGCAATAATTTTCAGAACCTGCTTGGCCTTTTCCAAGGGCACCTCCTGAGTGTCTCGGGAGTTGGTGACAGGTTTATTCTCATTGTTTTCCAGACGAATATGCCGCAGTTGACTATTGGGCACGTCCTTCACAAATATCCACCTGACGTCAAACCGTCCCTTCCACTTATCCTGAGACCACACCCCAGCACAAGTGTTGTAGTCTACAGTTGACTTCATCTCGGCAACACCACAAAAGTGACCACTCCCATTGACACTAAACAAGAGGTAAACAGGGCCCTTGCCGTTCATCGTACGGTAGGCTGCATCCAGTCTCTTGTTGCCATGCTCGGTACTACACCAAATGGAATATTTAATAGAGCGATGGATGTCATCCTCAGAGTAGCTCTTAATGATGAAAACTCGTCCATGTTTGGGGTTCCAGTCAAAATCCTTAGGGTTGTAGTTGTTGACAGAACGCAATTTCTCCAAAACTGGGTGCGCTTCCACTGAGGCAGAATTTGAATTCCCATGCGGCAGCCCGATGCCTCCAGCATCCACGCCATTTTGGCCAAATCCCGCAGCACGGTTGCGGGGTGCAACCCAGCGATTTGGCTGCGGCTGCTGCTGCACTGGCTGTGAGGACACCTGCTGCTGCTGGCCCGAGGACACTTGTTGAGGCTGCATATTGACCACCTGTTGGTTCACTGGCAGCGGAGGTGGCTGGCCTTGTTGCTGGCCACTGGCATGAGTTGATGGCGGAGGAGCCGTTTTGGCCACTGTCCCTTTGTTATCCCAAGTACCAATATCCATATTATGTTTaattggaggtggtggaagagATGGCCCACTGGACCCACCTTTTGCTTTCTTGGGTTGGGGTTTTGCAGGCTTGCTTGCAATGTCCGCCCATGAAGCTGGCTTGGGGGGAGCAATTGTAGTTGGTGGCATGGGATTAGAAGGTATCGCATTATTGGAAATAGTCGATATAGGATTGCTCCCAACAGCAGAACCTACCATTTTAGATACATTACTAGCAACCTCACCACCACTTATTTTCAGTCCTGCCATTCCATGGTCAATGCTATTCATACCCGGTGCTTTATTCAGTGTATCGTTGGCAAAGGTCGACTGTCCATCCATCATAGCTCCGCCCAGAGAGCTAGGAGGATAGGCATAACTGCTGGGGCTATAGCCTGAGCTTTGAGTGGACTGTCCCTGAGAACTGCTGGTCCCCCAAGCTGAGAAGTCCACGCCACTCGGAAAGAAGTTAAACCCATGCTGGCTCATGAAAGGAGTATTACCCAAAGTCCCAGGCTGTCCAAACATAGCATCAGGTAGAAAATGATGCTCTCCATTACTCAGCTGTCCATACGATGTCAGATAGGGCATAGGTGGATCTCCTCCAGTAGACCAAGCCGCCTCACTCAACGAATACTGGAACCCTATAGATGGACTATAGTAACTTGGTAGGTAGGAGTCAGACATGGCAGTATATGTATTATtctgcaaaacaaaaataaaaatattcagtaatgaaagacattacacagaaTGAGCACTTTGGACAATCTAAATTATATTAAAACATTTAGATTAACTGCCAATGAACAGCATAAATATGCAACGCTCTTGCTGGGATTTTCATATCATTGATATAGCTGCACAAAGTTATCATAAGCCACTTTAAACATCAATTATAGCAACAGAAAGAAATGTGCAACAGGAATCTCAAGACCATATGGTCGATATAGTACAACCCCATAATTATAAAACTATTACAGATTTGCGATTGGAAACTACTTGGTACAAGACATTTATGGCTAAAGAATGAAATTTAAAAGCCATGTAAAGAACACATTAAATTGGAATAAAAATTAGAAATTTCAGATTCCCGAGTTTGTTATCTTTACATTTACTGCAATCTTTACTCCACATATATCCAATCTTCATACAATAGGTCTATCACACATAAGATATTTTTATGTTGAAAAAACATTGCATGTACAATTACATTATCTGGAAACATGGGGAATTCTGCCCATATGGGGAATTCTGCCCTAGTCACTAAATGGCAGAATGGATTATACGTAACATAATTTGAGGGCATGAAGATTCTTTCTGTTAGCATTCCATCTTTTATGGAACT
This DNA window, taken from Leucoraja erinacea ecotype New England chromosome 26, Leri_hhj_1, whole genome shotgun sequence, encodes the following:
- the ythdf2 gene encoding YTH domain-containing family protein 2 isoform X1; its protein translation is MSATSVLDQRPKGQGNKVQNGAVHQKDALNDDDFEPYLNTQTRQNNTYTAMSDSYLPSYYSPSIGFQYSLSEAAWSTGGDPPMPYLTSYGQLSNGEHHFLPDAMFGQPGTLGNTPFMSQHGFNFFPSGVDFSAWGTSSSQGQSTQSSGYSPSSYAYPPSSLGGAMMDGQSTFANDTLNKAPGMNSIDHGMAGLKISGGEVASNVSKMVGSAVGSNPISTISNNAIPSNPMPPTTIAPPKPASWADIASKPAKPQPKKAKGGSSGPSLPPPPIKHNMDIGTWDNKGTVAKTAPPPSTHASGQQQGQPPPLPVNQQVVNMQPQQVSSGQQQQVSSQPVQQQPQPNRWVAPRNRAAGFGQNGVDAGGIGLPHGNSNSASVEAHPVLEKLRSVNNYNPKDFDWNPKHGRVFIIKSYSEDDIHRSIKYSIWCSTEHGNKRLDAAYRTMNGKGPVYLLFSVNGSGHFCGVAEMKSTVDYNTCAGVWSQDKWKGRFDVRWIFVKDVPNSQLRHIRLENNENKPVTNSRDTQEVPLEKAKQVLKIIASYKHMTSIFDDFSHYEKRQEEEECVKKERQGRVK
- the ythdf2 gene encoding YTH domain-containing family protein 2 isoform X2; amino-acid sequence: MSDSYLPSYYSPSIGFQYSLSEAAWSTGGDPPMPYLTSYGQLSNGEHHFLPDAMFGQPGTLGNTPFMSQHGFNFFPSGVDFSAWGTSSSQGQSTQSSGYSPSSYAYPPSSLGGAMMDGQSTFANDTLNKAPGMNSIDHGMAGLKISGGEVASNVSKMVGSAVGSNPISTISNNAIPSNPMPPTTIAPPKPASWADIASKPAKPQPKKAKGGSSGPSLPPPPIKHNMDIGTWDNKGTVAKTAPPPSTHASGQQQGQPPPLPVNQQVVNMQPQQVSSGQQQQVSSQPVQQQPQPNRWVAPRNRAAGFGQNGVDAGGIGLPHGNSNSASVEAHPVLEKLRSVNNYNPKDFDWNPKHGRVFIIKSYSEDDIHRSIKYSIWCSTEHGNKRLDAAYRTMNGKGPVYLLFSVNGSGHFCGVAEMKSTVDYNTCAGVWSQDKWKGRFDVRWIFVKDVPNSQLRHIRLENNENKPVTNSRDTQEVPLEKAKQVLKIIASYKHMTSIFDDFSHYEKRQEEEECVKKERQGRVK